A window of Diospyros lotus cultivar Yz01 chromosome 14, ASM1463336v1, whole genome shotgun sequence contains these coding sequences:
- the LOC127791024 gene encoding ent-kaurenoic acid oxidase 1-like, translating into MEGLMQLTDEEGKRLSDKEVVDNIVSLVIAGYMSTSFAMMWALYYLAKDPNVLQKLREENIHISQEKNDKLITSDDISNMKDTNKVKIPKGWKAPARAGTHLVFGGGLRLCAGNMLAKLQLSPFFFITWLWELVNPNAKMTYLAHPKPVDGVEITFGRTDKAK; encoded by the exons ATGGAAGGGTTGATGCAGTTAACGGACGAAGAAGGGAAGCGATTAAGCGACAAGGAAGTGGTTGACAACATTGTTAGCCTTGTTATTGCAGGATATATGTCCACTTCCTTTGCAATGATGTGGGCATTGTACTATCTTGCCAAGGACCCGAATGTTCTTCAAAAGCTTAGG GAAGAGAACATACACATCAGCCAGGAGAAGAATGATAAGCTTATTACAAGTGATGATATTTCAAACATGAAGGATACAAATAAG GTTAAAATTCCCAAAGGATGGAAA GCACCAGCAAGGGCTGGAACACACCTTGTGTTTGGTGGGGGACTGAGATTGTGTGCAGGAAACATGCTGGCTAAGCTACAATTGTCGCCATTTTTCTTCATCACTTGGCT GTGGGAACTGGTGAATCCCAATGCCAAAATGACTTATCTTGCTCATCCAAAACCGGTTGATGGAGTTGAGATTACCTTTGGGAGAACTGACAAAGCAAAGTGA
- the LOC127789818 gene encoding ent-kaurenoic acid oxidase-like isoform X5 → MDRDSDMQVWVVVWIAGALPLVGWLLWRLNDVWYSRLCLSAAKLPPGHMGLPFFGEMPTFLWYFKALRRPDDFINAKRRKYGDGVGMYRSHLFGSPAIIACSPSANKFVLQSSSDFIIYWPSVELVGTRSLGAVEGAAHWRVRSLVSTAINQPRALSIISLTVQPRLLAVLKSWAQKGRIVGYTEAKKMTFENVAKLFASFEPGPLVDTLDELLVGLIRGLRAYPFYFPGTAYHHAFRCRKKAEAIFWEELERRKKSRVDGSKNKNDLMEELMKLKNEEGKPLMDMEVIDNIITLLVGGYFSTSLAMMWALYYLAEYPDVLQKLREENMQISQEKNDEFITSDDISKMKYTNKVVEETLRMANISQFLVRTATRDVDYKGYRIPKGWKIIVWNRYLHTDPENYDDPMRFNPDRWDAPAKPGTHMVFGWGSRLCAGNMLAKLQVAIFIHHLAVGYKWELVNPNAQMTYLPHPKPADGVEITFSRLGKA, encoded by the exons ATGGACAGAGATTCAGATATGCAAGTCTGGGTGGTGGTGTGGATTGCCGGAGCTCTGCCGCTGGTAGGGTGGCTGCTGTGGCGGTTGAACGACGTCTGGTACTCCCGCCTCTGCCTTAGCGCCGCCAAGCTCCCTCCTGGCCACATGGGCCTTCCTTTCTTTGGCGAGATGCCGACCTTCCTCTGGTACTTCAAGGCTCTTCGCCGCCCCGATGACTTCATCAACGCCAAGCGCCGCAA GTATGGTGATGGAGTTGGAATGTACAGAAGCCACCTGTTCGGATCTCCAGCGATAATAGCATGCTCGCCGTCGGCCAACAAGTTTGTCCTGCAATCAAGCAGTGATTTCATCATTTACTGGCCCTCTGTTGAGCTCGTAGGCACCCGCTCCCTGGGTGCAGTGGAAGGGGCAGCCCATTGGAGGGTGAGATCCCTGGTTTCCACCGCCATCAACCAACCTCGAGCTCTCAGCATCATCTCTCTCACGGTCCAGCCCCGCCTCCTCGCTGTTCTCAAATCCTGGGCTCAGAAGGGGAGAATCGTAGGTTACACAGAAGCTAAGAAG ATGACGTTTGAGAATGTTGCCAAGCTCTTCGCAAGCTTTGAACCAGGGCCTCTTGTGGATACCCTTGACGAGTTGCTTGTGGGGTTGATTAGAGGTCTTAGAGCTTATCCTTTCTACTTTCCTGGAACAGCTTACCACCATGCTTTTCGG tGTCGCAAGAAAGCTGAGGCAATATTTTGGGAAGAGCTCGAAAGGCGGAAGAAGAGCAGggtggatggatcaaagaacaAAAATGACCTAATGGAAGAGTTGATGAAGTTAAAGAATGAAGAAGGGAAGCCATTAATGGACATGGAAGTGATTGATAACATTATTACCCTTCTTGTTGGAGGATATTTCTCCACTTCCCTTGCAATGATGTGGGCATTGTATTATCTCGCCGAGTACCCCGATGTTCTCCAAAAGCTTAGG GAGGAGAACATGCAGATCAGCCAGGAGAAGAATGACGAGTTTATTACAAGtgatgatatttcaaaaatgaAGTATACAAATAAG GTGGTAGAAGAAACACTAAGAATggccaacatttctcaattcctTGTCAGAACTGCTACCAGAGATGTTGATTACAAAG GTTACAGAATTCCCAAAGGATGGAAAATAATCGTTTGGAATCGATATCTCCACACCGATCCAGAAAACTACGATGATCCAATGCGGTTCAATCCAGATCGATGGGAT GCACCAGCAAAGCCAGGAACACACATGGTATTCGGTTGGGGATCGCGATTGTGTGCAGGAAACATGCTGGCTAAGCTACAAGTCGCCATTTTTATCCATCACTTGGCTGTAGGTTACAA